Proteins from a single region of Helicoverpa armigera isolate CAAS_96S chromosome 21, ASM3070526v1, whole genome shotgun sequence:
- the LOC110377125 gene encoding uncharacterized protein LOC110377125: protein MSDNESPEKEKLTLIIPSIRRESDTQTVGQLVLKSPEIRLNETEIMDEDRQNMSIRKRRNLSKNRGQAARQREKTPEPGRTLKPHEDTPTSDDEEIKLPRPNSREIEADSTYEEMKRLVQEKANVKDPVYDLDTEEVLEQRAMAAQERRRRSISPFAIPDKEELANLSNLLERKGSFIDPTNKLLSTNYALTPKDVDTSRRSSLTIEPPKEVKHTLSTPSPASSSPKESHFPYPPSNAPKKLEEVVYSDEKKTEQGTRSLKTPVKNEEVFTFDDKDTKPIVKATTPKPETPVSPGELVTKVIQIERTPSKKNLAEKKPNVEVRERIVRTPSRRLSTDIKPIIAKPQPQPKPKDESQSKAPPIKPARSKSASRFGNKTSESEMSEDQHNAKIEAPKRREKPVPRRYTKNKASPKVNRSQSVHRTEDIRVVDKTGTGMSQTSREIIELMQKARARSLSMPKDDPRLPPDYKMADRTLKTPNKTPVNLRQSRSRGVSCPKTIQIISEKEILSGLIKSQKADVDQRSRRSSGYIDASQSEYTSSCYSSSPSENEFDFDLSERTAELTRKLNVLSQEVDRREMMTGIILGAEDSNVPRGAKTEQRSGLRKRSVADAKTTAKKEKEPTSERKGKRKSLEENNKKVVRSRWKLIANWQEFKQEQSIHCEKIRNMRNKCVCDLLILIIMCGLGGMMFKTLEGSFENAYKCSTRNVKRDFIENLWRGSHNLREEDWKSMARKKLYEFEDQLHTAHEAGVTSYSGQRSWNFMNSFVYCLTLVTTVGYGHIAPKTTYGRVATIVYATIGIPLFLILLADFGKLFTRIIKFFWAFIRRFYYTRSCRKVRRTAPVQEVMKGLNIVYDVVRRPSQIFNEEDIEESPDGTQPPPPVERKPSDVPPPLPPKPGTLTREIDIETDLETPAPSVFEIDDEFNLPISVAVFILLVYINIGAFVYSLWEKWNFFESFYFIFISISTIGLGDLVPDHPMFMMASILYLVFGFALTSMFINVVQVKLSNTFKQASAKLGATIGLKVAEEDGSLVPITPPPTEIVPVHKPKIETDESKSKEIDDNDTKNR, encoded by the exons ATGAGTGATAACGAATCTCCAGAGAAAGAAAAATTGACTTTAATAATCCCATCAATTAGAAGAGAATCGGATACGCAAACCGTTGGTCAACTAGTGTTAAAATCGCCTGAAATAAGACTAAACGAAACGGAAATCATGGACGAAGACAGGCAAAATATGTCAATAAGGAAGAGGAGAAACTTATCGAAGAATAGAGGTCAGGCAGCAAGGCAAAGAGAAAAGACACCAGAACCTGGAAGAACTTTAAAGCCGCATGAAGATACTCCGACTTCCGATGATGAAGAAATCAAGCTACCACGCCCAAACTCTAGAGAGATTGAAGCTGATAGTACTTATGAAGAAATGAAACGTTTAGTACAAGAAAAAGCTAATGTAAAAGATCCTGTGTACGATTTAGATACGGAAGAAGTTCTCGAGCAAAGGGCAATGGCTGCGCAAGAGCGTAGGCGTAGGAGCATTTCGCCGTTTGCAATACCAGATAAAGAAGAACTCGCTAATCTTTCTAATCTTTTGGAACGTAAAGGAAGCTTTATAGATCCAACTAATAAACTTTTATCTACTAATTATGCTCTGACCCCAAAAGACGTCGATACTTCACGTCGTAGCTCATTAACTATTGAACCACCAAAAGAAGTCAAACATACTCTCTCTACTCCTTCCCCTGCCAGCAGTTCTCCAAAAGAAAGCCATTTTCCCTACCCTCCGTCCAATGCGCCAAAAAAACTCGAAGAAGTGGTTTATTCCGATGAAAAGAAAACGGAACAGGGAACAAGGTCACTGAAAACACCTGTGAAAAACGAAGAAGTGTTTACGTTCGATGATAAAGACACTAAGCCAATTGTAAAAGCGACTACGCCTAAACCAGAAACTCCAGTATCGCCTGGAGAACTTGTAACAAAAGTAATACAAATAGAAAGGACACCTAGTAAGAAAAATTTGGCAGAAAAGAAACCTAATGTCGAAGTAAGAGAAAGGATAGTAAGGACTCCGAGTAGGAGATTGTCCACAGATATCAAACCCATTATTGCGAAACCACAACCACAACCGAAACCTAAAGATGAATCTCAAAGTAAAGCGCCACCCATCAAACCGGCTCGCAGCAAATCTGCTTCAAGATTTGGG AACAAAACTAGTGAAAGTGAGATGAGTGAAGATCAACATAATGCCAAAATAGAAGCGCCGAAACGTAGAGAAAAGCCCGTGCCACGTCGATACACGAAGAACAAGGCATCGCCTAAAGTGAATCGATCACAATCGGTGCACCGCACTGAAGATATAAGAGTAGTAGATAAGACTGGAACAGGTATGAGTCAGACTAGTCGTGAGATTATTGAATTGATGCAAAAAGCTCGAGCAAGAAGCTTGTCTATGCCTAAAGATGATCCTCGACTTCCACCTGACTACAAGATGGCCGATAGAACTTTGAAAACTCCCAATAAAACTCCAGTCAACCTGAGACAATCTAGATCACGAGGTGTCTCATGTCCTAAAACGATTCAAATTATTAGTGAAAAGGAAATCTTATCTGGTTTAATCAAAAGTCAAAAGGCTGATGTCGATCAACGAAGCCGACGAAGCTCAGGTTATATTGACGCAAGTCAGTCTGAATACACGTCCAGCTGTTATTCTTCATCTCCGAGTGAAAACGAGTTTGACTTTGATTTATCAGAGCGAACAGCGGAATTAACACGAAAACTGAATGTACTAAGTCAAGAAGTTGATAGACGCGAGATGATGACAGGTATAATTTTAGGAGCAGAAGATAGTAATGTTCCTAGAGGTGCAAAAACGGAACAAAGGTCAGGGTTGAGAAAACGATCAGTAGCCGATGCAAAAACAACTGCTAAGAAAGAAAAAGAGCCCACATCTGAGAGAAAAGGAAAGAGGAAATCacttgaagaaaataataaaaaagttgtcAGATCGAGATGGAAACTGATTGCTAATTGGCAGGAATTTAAGCAAGAACAAAGTATCCACTGTGAAAAAATTAGGAACATGCGAAACAAATGTGTTTGTGACCTTCTAATACTGATTATAATGTGTGGTCTAGGAGGAATGATGTTTAAAACTTTGGAGGGATCATTCGAGAATGCGTATAAGTGTAGTACGAGAAATGTTAAGAGAGATTTCATAGAGAATCTTTGGCGAGGGAGTCATAATCTGCGCGAAGAGGATTGGAAATCGATGGCAAGGAAGAAGTTATATGAATTTGAAGACCAGTTGCATACTGCCCACGAAGCTGGTGTAACGTCGTACAGCGGTCAACGATCTTGGAACTTTATGAACTCTTTCGTCTACTGCTTGACGTTAGTCACAACTGTCG GTTATGGTCACATAGCTCCAAAGACAACATACGGCCGAGTTGCGACGATAGTGTACGCCACCATCGGGATCCCACTGTTCCTGATCCTCTTGGCTGACTTCGGTAAACTGTTCACCAGAATTATCAAATTCTTTTGGGCTTTCATCAGAAGGTTCTACTACACAAGGAGTTGCAGAAAAGTTAGAAGAACCGCTCCAGTtcag gAGGTAATGAAGGGCCTGAATATTGTTTACGATGTGGTCCGCCGACCGTCGCAGATATTCAACGAGGAAGATATTGAAGAGAGTCCTGATGGTACCCAGCCACCACCACCAGTCGAGAGAAAACCTAGTGACGTACCACCACCTTTACCACCAAAACCCGGTACATTAACAAGAGAAATCGATATCGAGACGGACTTAGAAACTCCAGCACCATCAGTCTTCGAAATAGATGATGAGTTCAACTTACCGATCTCCGTCGCCGTATTCATTCTGCTCGTGTACATTAATATTGGAGCGTTCGTCTACAGTTTATGGGAAAAGTGGAATTTCTTTGAGTCGTTTTACTTCATTTTCATATCAATATCTACGATCGGGCTTGGTGATTTAGTTCCTGACCACCCTATGTTCATGATGGCATCTATATTGTACTTAGTATTTGGATTTGCTCTGACATCTATGTTTATTAACGTCGTTCAAGTGAAGCTTTCTAATACGTTTAAGCAAGCGAGTGCGAAGCTCGGTGCTACTATTGGTCTGAAGGTTGCTGAAGAGGATGGCAGTCTTGTGCCCATAACACCGCCTCCTACAGAAATTGTGCCTGTACATAAACCAAAAATAGAAACAGATGAAAGCAAAAGCAAAGAAATTGACGATAACGatactaaaaatagataa